Proteins from a single region of Hypomesus transpacificus isolate Combined female chromosome 9, fHypTra1, whole genome shotgun sequence:
- the atf7b gene encoding cyclic AMP-dependent transcription factor ATF-7b isoform X1 yields MSVSSCEMGDDRPFVCTAPGCGQRFTNEDHLSVHKHKHEMTLKFGPARTDSVIIADQTPTPTRFLKNCEEVGLFNELASSFEQEFRKAHEDDQRSKNPLPAPQVPPLQTPSEVKEEDDGPLEVDSSPPGSPDSTSSMSDSSKEPMETPPKPVVSSAPTPTIVRPGSLPLHLGYDPLHPTLPSPTSVITQTPPSNRQLSSPTGSFPLVMHLPNGQTVPLLPSPVQMPSVISLARPLNMVPNIPGIPGPPISGTSSGSSSPSGYSLHSDAKMRLKAALTQQNGAGGGTGSSPAVPQRHEHSQQPNQHSDAPSPAQPQVSPAQPTGGRRRRGAETDPDERRQRFLERNRAAASRCRQKRKVWVCSLEKKAEDLANMNVSLTNEVGLLRNEVTQLKQLLLAHKDCPVTAMQKKAAYLAAGGEESSRDPSEATGSPAAVIQHGPSTPAPALSPRATINGLSVRAAEAVAMSVLAGMGAGQPGGVVMATQSQPTPR; encoded by the exons ATGTCGG TATCTTCGTGTGAAATGGGGGACGATCGACCTTTTGTGTGCACAGCCCCTGGCTGTGGCCAG AGGTTTACTAATGAGGACCATCTTTCagtccacaaacacaagcacgaAATGACCCTCAAGTTTGGTCCTGCCCGAACTGATTCTGTCATCATTGCag ACCAGACACCCACACCCACTCGCTTCCTGAAGAACTGTGAAGAGGTCGGACTGTTCAATGAACTCGCCAGCTCATTTGAGCAAGAGTTTCGGAAAGCCCATGAGGACGACCAGAGGTCTAAAAACCCG CTTCCTGCCCCTCAGGTTCCACCTCTGCAGACACCATCTGAGGTGAAGGAAGAAGATGATGGGCCACTAGAAGttgactcctcccctccaggaAGTCCTGACTCTACCTCCAGTATGTCAGACAGCAGCAAAGAGCCAATG GAGACTCCCCCAAAGCCAGTGGTGAGCTCTGCCCCCACTCCAACTATTGTGCGTCCAGGTTCACTTCCTCTTCACCTTGGTTATGACCCCCTGCACCCCACTCTACCATCTCCAACGTCTGTCATCACACAAACTCCGCCTTCCAACAGACAACTAAG TTCTCCAACAGGCTCCTTCCCTCTGGTAATGCACCTCCCAAATGGACAGACGGTCCCTTTGCTTCCCAGTCCAGTGCAGATGCCCTCCGTCATATCT CTGGCCAGACCGCTGAACATGGTTCCTAACATCCCTGGGATTCCTGGCCCACCGATAAGTGGCACCAGTAGTGGCTCCTCGTCCCCATCTGGGTACAGTCTGCACTCTGATGCCAAAATG CGACTGAAGGCAGCGCTGACCCAGCAGAACGGGGCTGGTGGGGGGACTGGGTCCAGCCCTGCTGTTCCTCAGAGACACGAACACAGCCAGCAGCCCAATCAGCACTCTGATGCACCCTCCCCTGCCCAGCCTCAG gtGTCTCCTGCTCAGCCAACGGGAGGCCGGCGGCGAAGGGGGGCGGAGACGGATCCCGATGAGAGGAGGCAGCGGTTCCTTGAGAGGAACAGAGCAGCAGCCTCACGCTGCCGACAGAAGCGGAAGGTCTGGGTCTGCTCCTTGGAGAAGAAGGCTGAGGACCTGGCCAACATgaatgtctctctcact AATGAAGTGGGTTTGCTGAGGAACGAGGTGACCCAACTGAAGCAGCTTCTTCTGGCTCACAaagactgtcctgtcactgccaTGCAGAAAAAGGCTGCTTATCTCG ctgcagggggagaggagagttcCAGGGACCCGTCTGAGGCCACAGGCTCTCCCGCAGCAGTCATCCAGCATGGGccctccacccccgcccccgccctcaGCCCACGGGCTACCATCAACGGCCTGAGTGTCCGTGCTGCAGAGGCTGTTGCCATGTCAGTCTTGGCTGGAATGGGTGCGGGCCAGCCGGGTGGGGTTGTCATGGCTACACAGTCTCAGCCAACCCCCAGATGA
- the atf7b gene encoding cyclic AMP-dependent transcription factor ATF-7b isoform X2 yields MSVSSCEMGDDRPFVCTAPGCGQRFTNEDHLSVHKHKHEMTLKFGPARTDSVIIADQTPTPTRFLKNCEEVGLFNELASSFEQEFRKAHEDDQRSKNPLPAPQVPPLQTPSEVKEEDDGPLEVDSSPPGSPDSTSSMSDSSKEPMETPPKPVVSSAPTPTIVRPGSLPLHLGYDPLHPTLPSPTSVITQTPPSNRQLSSPTGSFPLVMHLPNGQTVPLLPSPVQMPSVISLARPLNMVPNIPGIPGPPISGTSSGSSSPSGYSLHSDAKMVSPAQPTGGRRRRGAETDPDERRQRFLERNRAAASRCRQKRKVWVCSLEKKAEDLANMNVSLTNEVGLLRNEVTQLKQLLLAHKDCPVTAMQKKAAYLAAGGEESSRDPSEATGSPAAVIQHGPSTPAPALSPRATINGLSVRAAEAVAMSVLAGMGAGQPGGVVMATQSQPTPR; encoded by the exons ATGTCGG TATCTTCGTGTGAAATGGGGGACGATCGACCTTTTGTGTGCACAGCCCCTGGCTGTGGCCAG AGGTTTACTAATGAGGACCATCTTTCagtccacaaacacaagcacgaAATGACCCTCAAGTTTGGTCCTGCCCGAACTGATTCTGTCATCATTGCag ACCAGACACCCACACCCACTCGCTTCCTGAAGAACTGTGAAGAGGTCGGACTGTTCAATGAACTCGCCAGCTCATTTGAGCAAGAGTTTCGGAAAGCCCATGAGGACGACCAGAGGTCTAAAAACCCG CTTCCTGCCCCTCAGGTTCCACCTCTGCAGACACCATCTGAGGTGAAGGAAGAAGATGATGGGCCACTAGAAGttgactcctcccctccaggaAGTCCTGACTCTACCTCCAGTATGTCAGACAGCAGCAAAGAGCCAATG GAGACTCCCCCAAAGCCAGTGGTGAGCTCTGCCCCCACTCCAACTATTGTGCGTCCAGGTTCACTTCCTCTTCACCTTGGTTATGACCCCCTGCACCCCACTCTACCATCTCCAACGTCTGTCATCACACAAACTCCGCCTTCCAACAGACAACTAAG TTCTCCAACAGGCTCCTTCCCTCTGGTAATGCACCTCCCAAATGGACAGACGGTCCCTTTGCTTCCCAGTCCAGTGCAGATGCCCTCCGTCATATCT CTGGCCAGACCGCTGAACATGGTTCCTAACATCCCTGGGATTCCTGGCCCACCGATAAGTGGCACCAGTAGTGGCTCCTCGTCCCCATCTGGGTACAGTCTGCACTCTGATGCCAAAATG gtGTCTCCTGCTCAGCCAACGGGAGGCCGGCGGCGAAGGGGGGCGGAGACGGATCCCGATGAGAGGAGGCAGCGGTTCCTTGAGAGGAACAGAGCAGCAGCCTCACGCTGCCGACAGAAGCGGAAGGTCTGGGTCTGCTCCTTGGAGAAGAAGGCTGAGGACCTGGCCAACATgaatgtctctctcact AATGAAGTGGGTTTGCTGAGGAACGAGGTGACCCAACTGAAGCAGCTTCTTCTGGCTCACAaagactgtcctgtcactgccaTGCAGAAAAAGGCTGCTTATCTCG ctgcagggggagaggagagttcCAGGGACCCGTCTGAGGCCACAGGCTCTCCCGCAGCAGTCATCCAGCATGGGccctccacccccgcccccgccctcaGCCCACGGGCTACCATCAACGGCCTGAGTGTCCGTGCTGCAGAGGCTGTTGCCATGTCAGTCTTGGCTGGAATGGGTGCGGGCCAGCCGGGTGGGGTTGTCATGGCTACACAGTCTCAGCCAACCCCCAGATGA
- the atf7b gene encoding cyclic AMP-dependent transcription factor ATF-7b isoform X4 encodes MSVSSCEMGDDRPFVCTAPGCGQRFTNEDHLSVHKHKHEMTLKFGPARTDSVIIADQTPTPTRFLKNCEEVGLFNELASSFEQEFRKAHEDDQRSKNPLPAPQVPPLQTPSEVKEEDDGPLEVDSSPPGSPDSTSSMSDSSKEPMETPPKPVVSSAPTPTIVRPGSLPLHLGYDPLHPTLPSPTSVITQTPPSNRQLSSPTGSFPLVMHLPNGQTVPLLPSPVQMPSVISLARPLNMVPNIPGIPGPPISGTSSGSSSPSGYSLHSDAKMRLKAALTQQNGAGGGTGSSPAVPQRHEHSQQPNQHSDAPSPAQPQVSPAQPTGGRRRRGAETDPDERRQRFLERNRAAASRCRQKRKVWVCSLEKKAEDLANMNVSLTNEVGLLRNEVTQLKQLLLAHKDCPVTAMQKKAAYLG; translated from the exons ATGTCGG TATCTTCGTGTGAAATGGGGGACGATCGACCTTTTGTGTGCACAGCCCCTGGCTGTGGCCAG AGGTTTACTAATGAGGACCATCTTTCagtccacaaacacaagcacgaAATGACCCTCAAGTTTGGTCCTGCCCGAACTGATTCTGTCATCATTGCag ACCAGACACCCACACCCACTCGCTTCCTGAAGAACTGTGAAGAGGTCGGACTGTTCAATGAACTCGCCAGCTCATTTGAGCAAGAGTTTCGGAAAGCCCATGAGGACGACCAGAGGTCTAAAAACCCG CTTCCTGCCCCTCAGGTTCCACCTCTGCAGACACCATCTGAGGTGAAGGAAGAAGATGATGGGCCACTAGAAGttgactcctcccctccaggaAGTCCTGACTCTACCTCCAGTATGTCAGACAGCAGCAAAGAGCCAATG GAGACTCCCCCAAAGCCAGTGGTGAGCTCTGCCCCCACTCCAACTATTGTGCGTCCAGGTTCACTTCCTCTTCACCTTGGTTATGACCCCCTGCACCCCACTCTACCATCTCCAACGTCTGTCATCACACAAACTCCGCCTTCCAACAGACAACTAAG TTCTCCAACAGGCTCCTTCCCTCTGGTAATGCACCTCCCAAATGGACAGACGGTCCCTTTGCTTCCCAGTCCAGTGCAGATGCCCTCCGTCATATCT CTGGCCAGACCGCTGAACATGGTTCCTAACATCCCTGGGATTCCTGGCCCACCGATAAGTGGCACCAGTAGTGGCTCCTCGTCCCCATCTGGGTACAGTCTGCACTCTGATGCCAAAATG CGACTGAAGGCAGCGCTGACCCAGCAGAACGGGGCTGGTGGGGGGACTGGGTCCAGCCCTGCTGTTCCTCAGAGACACGAACACAGCCAGCAGCCCAATCAGCACTCTGATGCACCCTCCCCTGCCCAGCCTCAG gtGTCTCCTGCTCAGCCAACGGGAGGCCGGCGGCGAAGGGGGGCGGAGACGGATCCCGATGAGAGGAGGCAGCGGTTCCTTGAGAGGAACAGAGCAGCAGCCTCACGCTGCCGACAGAAGCGGAAGGTCTGGGTCTGCTCCTTGGAGAAGAAGGCTGAGGACCTGGCCAACATgaatgtctctctcact AATGAAGTGGGTTTGCTGAGGAACGAGGTGACCCAACTGAAGCAGCTTCTTCTGGCTCACAaagactgtcctgtcactgccaTGCAGAAAAAGGCTGCTTATCTCG GGtga
- the atf7b gene encoding cyclic AMP-dependent transcription factor ATF-7b isoform X3 — MSVSSCEMGDDRPFVCTAPGCGQRFTNEDHLSVHKHKHEMTLKFGPARTDSVIIADQTPTPTRFLKNCEEVGLFNELASSFEQEFRKAHEDDQRSKNPLPAPQVPPLQTPSEVKEEDDGPLEVDSSPPGSPDSTSSMSDSSKEPMETPPKPVVSSAPTPTIVRPGSLPLHLGYDPLHPTLPSPTSVITQTPPSNRQLSSPTGSFPLVMHLPNGQTVPLLPSPVQMPSVISLARPLNMVPNIPGIPGPPISGTSSGSSSPSGYSLHSDAKMRLKAALTQQNGAGGGTGSSPAVPQRHEHSQQPNQHSDAPSPAQPQVSPAQPTGGRRRRGAETDPDERRQRFLERNRAAASRCRQKRKVWVCSLEKKAEDLANMNVSLTNEVGLLRNEVTQLKQLLLAHKDCPVTAMQKKAAYLASNSFI; from the exons ATGTCGG TATCTTCGTGTGAAATGGGGGACGATCGACCTTTTGTGTGCACAGCCCCTGGCTGTGGCCAG AGGTTTACTAATGAGGACCATCTTTCagtccacaaacacaagcacgaAATGACCCTCAAGTTTGGTCCTGCCCGAACTGATTCTGTCATCATTGCag ACCAGACACCCACACCCACTCGCTTCCTGAAGAACTGTGAAGAGGTCGGACTGTTCAATGAACTCGCCAGCTCATTTGAGCAAGAGTTTCGGAAAGCCCATGAGGACGACCAGAGGTCTAAAAACCCG CTTCCTGCCCCTCAGGTTCCACCTCTGCAGACACCATCTGAGGTGAAGGAAGAAGATGATGGGCCACTAGAAGttgactcctcccctccaggaAGTCCTGACTCTACCTCCAGTATGTCAGACAGCAGCAAAGAGCCAATG GAGACTCCCCCAAAGCCAGTGGTGAGCTCTGCCCCCACTCCAACTATTGTGCGTCCAGGTTCACTTCCTCTTCACCTTGGTTATGACCCCCTGCACCCCACTCTACCATCTCCAACGTCTGTCATCACACAAACTCCGCCTTCCAACAGACAACTAAG TTCTCCAACAGGCTCCTTCCCTCTGGTAATGCACCTCCCAAATGGACAGACGGTCCCTTTGCTTCCCAGTCCAGTGCAGATGCCCTCCGTCATATCT CTGGCCAGACCGCTGAACATGGTTCCTAACATCCCTGGGATTCCTGGCCCACCGATAAGTGGCACCAGTAGTGGCTCCTCGTCCCCATCTGGGTACAGTCTGCACTCTGATGCCAAAATG CGACTGAAGGCAGCGCTGACCCAGCAGAACGGGGCTGGTGGGGGGACTGGGTCCAGCCCTGCTGTTCCTCAGAGACACGAACACAGCCAGCAGCCCAATCAGCACTCTGATGCACCCTCCCCTGCCCAGCCTCAG gtGTCTCCTGCTCAGCCAACGGGAGGCCGGCGGCGAAGGGGGGCGGAGACGGATCCCGATGAGAGGAGGCAGCGGTTCCTTGAGAGGAACAGAGCAGCAGCCTCACGCTGCCGACAGAAGCGGAAGGTCTGGGTCTGCTCCTTGGAGAAGAAGGCTGAGGACCTGGCCAACATgaatgtctctctcact AATGAAGTGGGTTTGCTGAGGAACGAGGTGACCCAACTGAAGCAGCTTCTTCTGGCTCACAaagactgtcctgtcactgccaTGCAGAAAAAGGCTGCTTATCTCG CCTCCAACTCATTCATCTAA